One part of the [Pantoea] beijingensis genome encodes these proteins:
- a CDS encoding ABC transporter substrate-binding protein has translation MSNKLPISLITATILFSSSAMSAVPQGYPADYQKVIDAATKEGKVVIYSTTDTKAAGPLIKGFETAYPGIKVEYNDMNSTELYNRYISEQASGGGSGDVIWSSSMDTALKLATDYAQEYPSPEQSQLPKWAIWNNKAYGTTYEPVVFIYNKRLIPAADVPDSHAALAKLIASQTDKFNKKVTTYDIEKSGLGFMLSVEDFKADPNYFNTLADVAKGGLAVQSSTGTMMERVSSGENLIGFNILGSYAEARAKTDPSLGISYPKDYTLVLSRVSFISQQSQNSNAAKLWLDYVLSEPGQNILASQADIPSIRNDIEGKNDIDGMTKMLGKALKPIPVDETLLEYLQPKKRLDYLKQWRTAAAK, from the coding sequence ATGTCGAACAAATTACCCATCTCTCTGATTACCGCGACCATACTCTTCTCTTCCTCTGCCATGTCGGCAGTCCCCCAGGGCTACCCGGCTGATTATCAAAAAGTTATTGATGCCGCGACTAAAGAAGGAAAAGTCGTGATCTACTCCACGACCGATACCAAAGCGGCGGGCCCACTGATCAAAGGGTTTGAAACCGCGTATCCAGGCATCAAAGTAGAATATAACGATATGAACAGTACTGAACTGTACAATCGTTATATCAGTGAACAGGCTTCTGGTGGTGGCAGCGGCGATGTGATCTGGAGTTCTTCAATGGATACCGCGTTGAAACTCGCAACCGATTACGCGCAGGAATACCCATCGCCAGAGCAAAGCCAATTGCCGAAATGGGCGATATGGAACAATAAAGCTTACGGCACGACTTATGAGCCCGTAGTTTTTATCTATAACAAACGTCTGATTCCGGCGGCAGACGTTCCCGATTCACATGCAGCACTGGCGAAGCTGATCGCCAGCCAGACCGACAAATTTAATAAAAAAGTCACCACCTACGATATCGAAAAATCCGGGCTGGGCTTTATGCTATCCGTGGAAGATTTCAAAGCCGATCCGAACTACTTCAATACGCTGGCCGACGTCGCGAAAGGCGGTTTAGCCGTGCAGTCCTCTACCGGGACCATGATGGAGCGCGTCTCTTCCGGGGAGAATCTCATCGGCTTTAATATCCTGGGTTCTTATGCCGAAGCGCGCGCCAAAACCGATCCTTCGCTGGGCATTTCCTATCCGAAAGATTATACCCTCGTGTTATCACGCGTCTCCTTCATCAGCCAGCAGTCACAAAACAGCAATGCGGCAAAACTGTGGCTGGATTATGTGCTGTCTGAACCGGGCCAAAATATTCTGGCCAGTCAGGCCGACATTCCCTCTATTCGCAACGATATCGAAGGTAAAAATGATATCGATGGGATGACGAAAATGTTAGGTAAAGCGCTGAAACCCATTCCGGTAGATGAAACGCTGCTGGAGTATCTGCAGCCGAAAAAACGTCTGGATTACCTCAAACAATGGCGCACCGCCGCTGCCAAGTAA
- a CDS encoding ATP-binding protein translates to MKRRLPFQVKLFLFLVVFSCLLLALLGTILFHFIDRQLHHDLGQRARVQASEIALMPLLAEKVSARDIPAIARLIQPLRDQSDASYIVIGDVQEQHLYHSESPERLNLPMIGGDNAEVLQGKSIISMRQGGIGVSLRSKAPIFDTNHHVIGIVSVGYLTSYIANINARLLWQAGLYGLALLILLFIFSWVFTRNVKKQMLWLEPKEIALLVLQQKALLEAMYEGVFAVNADKQLILINRAARELLDIRQSESELIGKPLKTVLHTPAAFFAHSGVKDNRRSHDQITVLNQRQVIVNRVAIELEPGAESGWVFSFRDKNDMNTLSSQLSQVKRYADNLRIMRHEQLNWTATLVGLLQMQRYDDAMRYIQAQSEGAQKVLDFVSAHFTSPTLCGLLLGKYVSAREKGIELIFDPACQLTHIPTTIGETELMSVIGNLLDNAVDATLNALAPSPTIELYISDRNQELLIEVADRGCGVDDVMKPHLFEQGFTSKPSSGHEMTDSEHGIGLYLVAGYVHQAGGSIEISNNVPQGTIFSVFIPFQGGVSTGHYHE, encoded by the coding sequence ATGAAACGCAGATTGCCCTTCCAGGTGAAGCTGTTTTTATTTCTGGTTGTATTTTCCTGCCTGCTGCTCGCGCTGTTGGGTACTATCCTGTTCCATTTTATTGACCGACAATTACACCATGATCTCGGACAACGTGCGCGCGTTCAGGCCAGCGAGATCGCGTTAATGCCTCTCCTTGCAGAAAAAGTTTCGGCTCGGGATATCCCTGCAATTGCCCGGTTAATTCAGCCACTGCGGGATCAAAGCGATGCCAGTTATATCGTCATTGGTGATGTACAGGAGCAACACCTCTACCACTCAGAGTCGCCAGAAAGGCTTAATTTACCGATGATTGGCGGTGATAATGCCGAAGTGCTGCAGGGGAAAAGTATTATTTCGATGCGCCAGGGCGGCATCGGCGTTTCATTACGCAGTAAGGCACCGATATTTGATACCAATCATCATGTCATCGGTATTGTCTCCGTCGGTTATCTCACCTCCTATATTGCCAATATCAATGCCCGTCTTCTCTGGCAGGCCGGTTTATATGGCCTGGCGCTGCTGATTCTGTTGTTCATTTTTTCGTGGGTTTTTACCCGCAACGTTAAAAAGCAGATGCTTTGGCTGGAGCCAAAGGAGATCGCCTTGCTGGTGCTACAGCAAAAAGCGCTGCTTGAGGCGATGTATGAAGGGGTATTTGCCGTTAATGCTGATAAGCAGCTGATTTTAATTAACCGCGCAGCAAGGGAGTTACTGGATATTCGTCAGAGTGAAAGCGAACTTATCGGCAAACCATTGAAGACGGTTTTGCACACCCCGGCAGCATTCTTCGCCCACAGCGGAGTAAAAGATAATCGTCGCTCCCACGACCAAATCACCGTATTGAATCAGCGACAGGTGATCGTTAACCGTGTCGCTATCGAGCTGGAACCGGGGGCTGAAAGTGGCTGGGTATTTAGTTTTCGGGATAAAAACGACATGAATACTCTCAGTAGCCAACTAAGCCAGGTGAAACGCTATGCAGACAATTTGCGGATTATGCGCCACGAGCAGTTGAACTGGACCGCAACCCTGGTGGGTTTACTGCAAATGCAACGTTATGACGATGCAATGCGCTACATTCAGGCACAATCCGAAGGTGCCCAAAAAGTGCTGGATTTTGTCTCCGCCCACTTTACGTCCCCGACCCTGTGTGGGCTACTACTGGGGAAATATGTCAGCGCACGTGAAAAAGGCATCGAATTGATCTTCGATCCTGCCTGCCAGCTTACCCACATCCCGACGACGATCGGCGAAACTGAGCTGATGTCGGTAATAGGTAACTTACTGGATAACGCCGTGGATGCCACGTTAAATGCTCTGGCCCCCTCCCCTACGATAGAGCTCTATATTTCAGACAGAAATCAAGAACTGCTGATAGAAGTAGCCGATCGAGGCTGCGGCGTGGACGATGTAATGAAACCACATCTTTTCGAACAGGGCTTCACCAGTAAGCCATCAAGTGGCCACGAGATGACTGATTCGGAGCACGGCATCGGTCTTTATCTGGTAGCAGGATACGTTCACCAGGCTGGCGGCAGCATAGAAATCAGTAATAATGTGCCGCAAGGCACCATATTTTCTGTTTTCATTCCATTCCAGGGCGGTGTTTCGACAGGACATTACCATGAATAA
- a CDS encoding response regulator, whose protein sequence is MNNSKALDVIIVEDEPHLADLHREFIEQNFHLRVVGIASTLEQARTLIHRHQPRLILLDNYLPDGQGVELIGSSLLKSIECSVIFITAASDMQTCSHAMRSGAFDYIIKPVFFHRLRASLERFMLLVQTLRQVKVVDQNALDRLFNLPASETASIPSAKGIEPNTLERVKRVFIAEPDINWSVEQVVEDVGISKTTGRRYLEYCVEIGFLSVEMQYGNIGHPRRLYRKTSDKA, encoded by the coding sequence ATGAATAACAGTAAAGCTCTTGATGTCATCATTGTTGAAGATGAGCCACATCTTGCCGATTTACATCGTGAATTTATCGAGCAAAATTTTCATCTCCGCGTCGTTGGGATCGCCTCAACGCTGGAGCAGGCCCGAACGCTGATTCATCGGCATCAGCCGCGCTTGATACTGCTTGATAACTATTTACCGGATGGCCAGGGCGTAGAATTGATCGGAAGTTCCCTGCTGAAGAGCATCGAATGCTCGGTGATTTTCATCACCGCGGCCAGCGATATGCAAACCTGTAGCCATGCGATGCGCAGTGGTGCCTTTGACTACATCATTAAACCGGTATTTTTTCATCGTCTACGCGCATCGCTGGAACGCTTTATGCTGTTAGTGCAAACGCTACGTCAGGTAAAGGTCGTCGATCAAAATGCGTTGGATCGGCTGTTTAATCTGCCCGCAAGCGAAACGGCATCAATCCCCTCAGCAAAGGGGATCGAACCCAATACGCTGGAACGGGTTAAGCGTGTTTTTATCGCTGAACCTGACATCAACTGGTCGGTGGAACAGGTTGTGGAAGACGTCGGGATTAGCAAAACGACAGGCCGCCGCTATCTGGAATACTGCGTAGAAATCGGCTTTCTCAGCGTTGAGATGCAATACGGAAATATTGGCCACCCGCGGCGGCTGTATCGTAAAACATCCGATAAAGCTTGA